The Streptomyces cyanogenus DNA segment TCGTGGAGCCGCCGGAGAGCGCCAAGAAGCAGGGCGGCGGCTGGTACGAGTCGCTCAGCTGGGAGAACGTCGACAAGTACCAGGCCGACATCATCATGATGGACGACCGCTCCTCGGCCATCCAGCCCGCCGACATCACCAAGGCCACGTGGAAGAAGCTGCCCGCGGTCAAGGCCGGGCAGGTCGTCTCCCGTTCCCCCGAGCCGATCCTGTCGTACGACAAGTGCGTGCCGCTGCTGACGAATCTGGCCGAGGCCCTGGAGAAGGCCGAGAAGGTCGGCTGACCCCCGGCGAAACCCCTCACAGAGCCCTGAACCCCCACTCTCAGGAGCCCACATGACGACGGCCGTAGCCGCCCCGTTCCGTTTCTTCGCTCTTCAGGTCGTACGGACGAGGCGGCTCGGTCCGTCCCTGGTCCGGGTCACCTTCGGCGGAGCCGATCTGCACGCCTTCCACTCGGACGGACGGGACCAGTCGCTGTCCCTCTTCCTCCCGCATCCCGGGCAGACCGAACCCGTCGTGCCACTGGAGCTGGGCGACAGCTGGTGGCAGGGCTGGCGGGAACTGCCGGACGACGTGCGCGCGGTGATGCGCTCGTACACGCTCCGGGCGCTGCGCCGGGACCCCGACGAGGTCGACATCGACTTCGCGCTGCACGGTGTCGGACCGGATGCCGCCGCGCCCGCCGGACCGGCCTCCCGCTGGGCCGCGCGGGCCGCCGCCGGCGACCGGGTGCTGCTGCTCGGGCCCGCCGTCGCCGACAACCGGGCGATCCGGTTCCGCCCGCCCGAGGACACCGGGCTCGTCGTGCTGTGCGCCGACGAGACCGCCGTACCCGCCGCGACCGCCATCCTGGAGTCCCTGCCCGCCGGTACCCGGGTCCGGGCCTGGCTGGAGGTCCCGCACGCCGGTGACGTCCAGGACGTGCGCACGGAGGCGGACGCGGAGATCACGTGGCTCGTACGGCACGACGGGTCCCCCATGGCCGTCGACGCCGTACGGGCCGCCCGGCTGCCGGACACCGGGCGGGCGTACGTGTGGCTCGCGGGCGAGTCGGGCCGGGTGAAGGCGCTGCGGCGGCACTTCGTCGGCGAGCGCGGGGTGGACCGGCGGCGCGTCACCTTCGTCGGCTACTGGCGGCGGGGCATGACGGAGGAACAGCTCCGGGCCGCGGAGTAGCAGCGGGCGCACCCCTTCCGTGACACCGCTCCTGGAGAGGGGCGCCCCGAGCCCGTGAAGTTAGGTTAGGCTAACCTAAGTTGATCCCGCACGGACCGTCCCCTCGGAGGACCCCCACATGCGCTCGCACCTGCTCAATGGCCTCACCGCGGAGCACTACCGCCGCTCCGTGACCGAAGGAGTCGAGCGGGTGGCGGCCAAACTCGCCACCACCGACCGTCCGTTCACCGGCGTCACCGTGGACGCCCTCTCCCCCGCCATCGACGCGATCGACCTGGACCGCCCGTTGGGCGACACCACCGCCGTGCTGGACGAACTGGAGGACGTCTACCTCCGGGACGCGGTCTACTTCCACCACCCCCGCTACCTCGCCCACCTCAACTGCCCGGTCGTCATCCCCGCGGTGCTCGGCGAGGCCGTGCTCTCCGCGGTCAACTCCTCGCTGGACACCTGGGACCAGTCGGCCGGCGGCACCCTCATCGAGCGCAGGCTCATCGACTGGACGGCCGCCCGCATCGGCCTCGGCCCGGCCGCCGACGGCGTCTTCACCTCCGGGGGCACCCAGTCCAACCTCCAGGCACTGCTGCTGGCGAGGGAGGAGGCCAAGCCGGGGCGGACAGGGTGGGAAGAGGGGAACTCCCTCGGCAGGCTGCGCGTCTTCGCCTCCGAGGTGAGCCACTTCAGCGTGAAGAAGTCCGCGAAACTGCTCGGCCTCGGCCCGGACGCCGTCGTCTCGATCCCCGTCGACCACGACAAGCGCATGCAGACGGTCGCCCTCGCCCGCGAACTGGAGCGCTGCGCGAGCGACGGCCTGGTCCCCATGGCCGTCGTCGCCACCGCCGGCACCACCGACTTCGGCTCCATCGACCCGCTGCCGGAGATCGCGGGACTGTGCGCCCAGTACGGCGTCTGGATGCACGTGGACGCGGCCTACGGCTGCGGACTGCTCGCCTCCCTGAAGTACCGGGACCGCATCGACGGCATCGAGCGCGCCGACTCGGTCACCGTCGACTACCACAAGTCCTTCTTCCAGCCGGTCAGTTCCTCCGCCGTGCTGGTCCGGGACGCGGCCACGCTGCGGCACGCCACCTACCACGCGGAGTACCTCAACCCGCGCCGCATGGTGCAGGAACGTATTCCCAACCAGGTGGACAAGTCGCTCCAGACCACCCGCCGCTTCGACGCCCTCAAGCTGTGGATGACGCTGCGCACGATGGGCGCCGACGGCGTCGGGCAGCTCTTCGACGAGGTGTGCGACCTGGCCCGGGAGGGCTGGAAGCTGCTGGCCGCCGACCCCCGCTACGACGTCGTCGTCGAGCCCAGCCTGTCCACCCTCGTCTTCCGCTACGTCCCGGCCGCCGTCACCGACCCCGCCGAGATCGACCGCGCCAACCTCCACGCCCGCAAGGCCCTGTTCGCCTCCGGTGACGCCGTGGTCGCGGGCACCAAGGTGGCCGGCCGCCACTACCTGAAGTTCACCCTGCTCAACCCCGAGACACGGACGGCCGACATCGCCGCCGTCCTCGATCTGATCGCCGGCCACGCCGAGCAGTACCTGGGAGAGTCCCTTGACCGCGCGTCCTGAAGCCCACAGCACGACCCACGACTTCGTGGGGATCGGGCTCGGCCCCTTCAACCTCGGCCTCGCCTGCCTGACCGAGCCGATCGCCGAGCTGGACGGCGTCTTCCTGGAGTCCAAGCCCGACTTCGAGTGGCACGCCGGCATGTTCCTGGACGGCGCCCACCTCCAGACCCCGTTCATGTCGGACCTGGTCACCCTGGCCGACCCGACCTCGCCGTACTCCTTCCTGAACTACCTGAAGGAGAAGGGCAGACTGTACTCATTCTACATCCGCGAGAACTTCTACCCGCTGCGGGTCGAGTACGACGACTACTGCCGCTGGGCCGCGGGGCAGCTGAGCAGCATCCGCTTCGGCACCACGGTCACCGAGGTGACGTACGAGGACGAGCTGTACGTCGTCCGCACCGAGGCCGGGGACACCTACCGCGCCCGGCACCTGGTGCTCGGCACCGGCACGGTCCCCTTCGTGCCGGAGGCGTGCCGGGGGCTCGGCGGGGACTTCCTGCACACCTCCCGGTACGTGCACCGCAAGGCGGAGCTGCTGAAGAAGAGGTCCGTCACGATCGTCGGCAGCGGGCAGAGCGCGGCCGAGATCTACTTCGAGCTGCTCGCCGAGATCGACGTCCACGGCTACCAGCTCAACTGGGTCACCCGCTCCCCGCGGTTCTTCCCGCTGGAGTACACCAAACTGACCCTGGAGATGACCTCCCCGGACTACGTCGACTACTTCCGGGCGCTGCCCGAGGAGACCCGCTACCGGCTGGAGAAGCAGCAGAAGGGCCTGTTCAAGGGCATCAACTCGGACCTCATCGACTCGATCTTCGACCTGCTGTACCAGAAGAACGTCGAGAGCGGCGACCGTCCGGTGCCCACCCGGCTGCTCACGAACTCCACGCTGCGCACGGCGACGTACCAGGACGGCACCTACACGCTCGGCTTCCACCAGGACGAGCAGGGCAAGGACTTCGAGATCCGCACCGAGGGCCTGGTCCTGGCCACCGGCTACCACTACACCCCGCCGGCCTTCCTGGACCCGGTCCGGGACCGCCTCCGCTTCGACGGGCACGGCCGCTTCGACGTCGCCCGCAACTACGCCGTCGACGTCACCGGCCGCGGGGTCTTCCTGCAGAACGCCGGCGTCCACACGCACAGCGTCACCAGCCCCGACCTGGGCATGGGCGCGTACCGCAACGCGTACATCATCCGTGAGCTGCTCGGCACGGAGTACTACCCGGTCGAGAAGACCATCGCCTTCCAGGAGTTCGCCGTATGACCTTCACGTTCCGCCCCCTCGATCCCCTGAAGGACGCCGAGCTCCTGCACCAGTGGGTCACCCACCCCAAGGCCGCGTTCTGGATGATGCAGGACGCGAAGCTGGAAGACGTCGAACGCGCCTACATGGAGATCGCGGCGGACGAGCACCACCACGCGCTGCTCGGTCTCACCAGGGACGGCACGCCCGCGTTCCTGATGGAGCACTACGACCCCGCGCACCGGGAGCTGGTCGGGCTGTACGAGCCGCGGTCCGGGGACGTCGGGATGCACTTCCTGGTGCCGGCCACCGACTCCCCCGTGCACGGGTTCACCAGGTCGGTCATCACCGCCGTGATGTTCCGTCTCTTCGAGGACCCGTCGGTGCGGCGGGTCGTCGTCGAGCCGGACGTGCGCAACACGGCCGTGCACGCCCTGAACGCGGCCGTCGGCTTCGTGCCCGAGCGGGAGATCGACAAGCCGGAGAAGCGGGCGCTGCTGAGTTTCTGCACCCGCGAGCAGTTCGAGAAGGCGGTGGCCGCATGACCCTCGCCGACGCCGTGGCCCATCTGTCGCCCGGGCGCTGGGCGACCGCCAACCGGCTGCTGCTGCGCAAGGCGCTCGCCGAGTTCGCGCACGAGCGCCTGATCACCCCGGAGGAGGACGGCGACCGGTACGTCGTCCGCAGCGACGACGGGCTCAC contains these protein-coding regions:
- a CDS encoding siderophore-interacting protein, whose protein sequence is MTTAVAAPFRFFALQVVRTRRLGPSLVRVTFGGADLHAFHSDGRDQSLSLFLPHPGQTEPVVPLELGDSWWQGWRELPDDVRAVMRSYTLRALRRDPDEVDIDFALHGVGPDAAAPAGPASRWAARAAAGDRVLLLGPAVADNRAIRFRPPEDTGLVVLCADETAVPAATAILESLPAGTRVRAWLEVPHAGDVQDVRTEADAEITWLVRHDGSPMAVDAVRAARLPDTGRAYVWLAGESGRVKALRRHFVGERGVDRRRVTFVGYWRRGMTEEQLRAAE
- the desA gene encoding lysine decarboxylase DesA, translating into MRSHLLNGLTAEHYRRSVTEGVERVAAKLATTDRPFTGVTVDALSPAIDAIDLDRPLGDTTAVLDELEDVYLRDAVYFHHPRYLAHLNCPVVIPAVLGEAVLSAVNSSLDTWDQSAGGTLIERRLIDWTAARIGLGPAADGVFTSGGTQSNLQALLLAREEAKPGRTGWEEGNSLGRLRVFASEVSHFSVKKSAKLLGLGPDAVVSIPVDHDKRMQTVALARELERCASDGLVPMAVVATAGTTDFGSIDPLPEIAGLCAQYGVWMHVDAAYGCGLLASLKYRDRIDGIERADSVTVDYHKSFFQPVSSSAVLVRDAATLRHATYHAEYLNPRRMVQERIPNQVDKSLQTTRRFDALKLWMTLRTMGADGVGQLFDEVCDLAREGWKLLAADPRYDVVVEPSLSTLVFRYVPAAVTDPAEIDRANLHARKALFASGDAVVAGTKVAGRHYLKFTLLNPETRTADIAAVLDLIAGHAEQYLGESLDRAS
- a CDS encoding lysine N(6)-hydroxylase/L-ornithine N(5)-oxygenase family protein, translating into MTARPEAHSTTHDFVGIGLGPFNLGLACLTEPIAELDGVFLESKPDFEWHAGMFLDGAHLQTPFMSDLVTLADPTSPYSFLNYLKEKGRLYSFYIRENFYPLRVEYDDYCRWAAGQLSSIRFGTTVTEVTYEDELYVVRTEAGDTYRARHLVLGTGTVPFVPEACRGLGGDFLHTSRYVHRKAELLKKRSVTIVGSGQSAAEIYFELLAEIDVHGYQLNWVTRSPRFFPLEYTKLTLEMTSPDYVDYFRALPEETRYRLEKQQKGLFKGINSDLIDSIFDLLYQKNVESGDRPVPTRLLTNSTLRTATYQDGTYTLGFHQDEQGKDFEIRTEGLVLATGYHYTPPAFLDPVRDRLRFDGHGRFDVARNYAVDVTGRGVFLQNAGVHTHSVTSPDLGMGAYRNAYIIRELLGTEYYPVEKTIAFQEFAV
- a CDS encoding GNAT family N-acetyltransferase — protein: MTFTFRPLDPLKDAELLHQWVTHPKAAFWMMQDAKLEDVERAYMEIAADEHHHALLGLTRDGTPAFLMEHYDPAHRELVGLYEPRSGDVGMHFLVPATDSPVHGFTRSVITAVMFRLFEDPSVRRVVVEPDVRNTAVHALNAAVGFVPEREIDKPEKRALLSFCTREQFEKAVAA